In the genome of Lathyrus oleraceus cultivar Zhongwan6 chromosome 4, CAAS_Psat_ZW6_1.0, whole genome shotgun sequence, the window AACGTGAAGAAAGCTTGCAGAAGAAGCGTCGCGAAGGCCTTCCATCTCAGGAGCAGTTGCCCACTCCTTATTCAATCGACAAGAAGGTACTTCTCAGTTTTATCTTTACTCTGTTATTTTATCCATTTTCGTTTCTATGGTGCAAGTTAGGGTTTAAGAAATTTCAGACGGTGGATTTGAAGTTTGTTTTTCAATCGTGTCTGTTGATTCATGTAGCTAAAGAGTCTTCCTTCAATGGTTGCCGGCGTCTGCTCTGACGACCGTGATGCTCAACTGGAAGCCACCATACTGTTTCGGAAGCTACTTTCAATTGGTAAATTGTGAATGATTCGTTTCTGTTCACCACTTTCTTGATTGTTCTTGTTTAGCCTCTACTAGTATATGTTAATGTTTTTTTTTGTCCTAGAACGGAATCCTCCGATTGATACGGTTATTAAATCTGGTGCTATGCCGCGTTTGGTTGAGTTTCTTGCCAGGGAGGATTGCCCTCAACTCCAGGTTTCAAATGTTTGAATTCGCATTTTTTTGTGTTCTCCTTTGTGGATGGTTGAAATCTGTTGGGTTCATTATTTTTTTATCTATTTTGCCTGTTGTTTAGTTTGAGGCTGCATGGACTCTGACAAACATAGCATCTGGAACTCCTGAGAACACTAAAGTGGTGGTTGATCACGGAGCAGTTCCTGCATTTGTCGCGTTGCTTAGTTCACCTATTGAGGAAGTTCGAGAGCAGGTATATCTTACTTGAATGTGTTCTACAAGCATCTTTCTTAATTTCATTGTTTAGTGATGATTATATCCATGAAATTCTAGGCGGTGTGGGCTTTGGGAAATATTTCTGGTGACTCCTCCTGGCATCGCGATCTAGTGCTTGATCATGGTGCTCTTATCTCACTATTAGCCCAGATGAACGAGCACGCCAAACTTTCAATGCTGAGAAATGCCACATGGTGTTTATCAAACTTTTGTAGGGGAAAGCCACAACCTCCATTTGAGATGGTAGTATAACATCTATTTTTTCATTTATATGATATCTATTGTTTCATTTAAATGATATCTATTGTTTTATTGAAATCAAACCTTAGAGATAGGTCTGTTGAGTTTTTGGCTATTCTTTTTGTTAATAGTTTATATGACAGGTGAGACATGCGCTTCCAATTCTTGGGCGTTTGGTTTTGTCGGATGATGAAGAAATTTTGTCAGATGCTTGCTGGGCTTTATCATACCTTTCTGATGAGTCAAATGAAAAAATACAAGACGTTATTGACGCAGGTGTATCTGGCCGACTGGTGCAGCTCCTTCAGTGAGTATTAGTTGTTTCAATGATCCTGATGATGTTGTTTCAAGGGTTGATTGCCTAACTATGTGTATGGTCTCATTTCCAGACACCCATCTACTTCAGTGTTGGTTCCTGTTGTTCGTACAGTGGGAAATATTGTGACTGGAGATGATATGCAAACTCAGGTAGTGATCTGTAACTGATTGAAATTATTATTTGATACTAGTTTATACGATCAAAAGGGACAAGGTTGCCGATGTCAGTCTTCACATTTAGTCAAATTCTATTTCTTTTAGATTTTGTATTGATTCTCCTTATTGTGTTTCTTTTTTGTCTCTTGCTAGGTGATGATCAATCACGGTGCACTCCCTTGCCTTTTGAACCTATTGTTACAACCTCTTAAAAAAACCATCAAGAAAGAAGCTTGTTGGGCTATATCCAACATTACAGCAGGAAATAAGGAACAAGTACAGGTAAAGCCAGGCAATCATAATTTGCTTGTCAATTGAATATAATGTAGGGTCATAACATTTGTCGAATAAGCTGAAGGGTGCTGACTACTTAAATTGTGTAATCTAAGAGATTAAATGAGTTTATATTTTATTCTGAagtttatttttttattttgtataAATTAAAAGCCGATGATACGATTTACATATGTAGGCTGTTTTTGAAGTCGGTCTTATTCCTCCGCTTGTGAGTCTTCTTCAAAATGCAGATTTTGACATAAAAAAAGAAGCTGCTTGGGCAACAACAAATGCTACAGCTGCTGGAAATCCTGAGCAGATCAAGTACGTGTTTTCTTTAATAGGTTCTTAAAAATGATTAACTTTCTGAATTTATGATATTCACTTATGGGGTTACAAGGTACTTGGTGGATCAAGGTTGCATAAAACCACTATGCGATATGCTTGTTTTCCCCGATCCTATAGTTATTGCGGTCTGTTTAGAGGGCCTAGAGAATATTTTGATTGCTGGAGAAGCAGAGAAGAGTCAAGGTGACTATGAAGATGCCAACTTGTATGCTCAGATGATAGAGGATTCTGAGGGATTGGAGAAGATTGAAAGCCTGCAGAATCACGACAACGATGAAATATATGAGAAGGCTGTTAAACTTCTTGAAACATACTGGTGTGAAGAGAAAGATGATATACTACCATCAGGCAATGGTTATCAATCTGGTTTCAACTTTGGAAGCAAAGAGCCTTCATTACCATCTGGTGGGTTCAACTTCGGTTGAAGACATTTTCTTGAATCTGTGTCTTGTATATGGAACAGAAGCATGAGCTGCCTTGTCAGTTGTGTTCTATTAAAAATACATATTCAATTTTTCAAAGAAAAAAATAGTGCTTTGTTGGTACGTTGTTTCATGTTTCTCCTATTTCGATCTTTTCATCCCTTCACATTTAAAGTTGTAAATTGTTAGAGGATCAAATGCACATTTAAAGTTGTAAATTGTTAGAGGATCAAATGGTTTGGGGTTTAGCTATGGTTGTTTGGACCCAAATTCACAATCGTTGTAACTATCTCTAACTTCTCACTTTTCAATCAAACGCCATAGAACAACAAATGATCAATTGTAACTTGCAAAGGCTATGAGTTCAACATCACATGTATATACTTTCCCCACCTATAAAATATTGAAAAGAATACATAAAGTTCAAGTGCAATTCTAAGCACATAGAGAAAAATACATAGTAATTAACCCATTAGTAGAGACTCTAATTCAATCAATCAATAAAAGAGATAAATTTTAACAGAAACTCGCTCATAAAGCATCAAATTAAGGCCTAGATTACACTCCATGTTGACAAGTGCATCTACGCACATATTTGACTCACATTAAATATGATAAACTCACACCTCCCAATTCAGTTTGAGTAATTGTTGAATTTGTTTTACCAATCGTATTTCAATTATACTACCCTATTCAAAATCCAAAATGTTTTGAACTACCACTTTAGAATCTATATGAAGCTCAATATCTTGAAACTCAAGCTCTTTTGATAATCTTAATCCTTCTAACGCACCCCAAAGTTCAACAATATATGCACGGCATGAACGCAAATATCTTGTGAAGCCTCTGAGCCACTCATTCGTATAACATCTTAAAAGACCACAACATCCAACTATCAAATCATCCTTACTACCTCAATTTGTGTTCAATCTCACCCAACCCGAAGGAGAAGAAATCCACCTTATTTGCTTAGTCTCTCGAACCAACTCTATCTTACTATCATGCAGCTCCGCTACCAAAAAATACTCATGAACAACTTTAATGACTTGCCGTCACGAAATTCTATGCCTCAAAAAATTCTCATCATGTTGTTCCTTATTCCTCACATCAAAAGTGAATGGCAAGAGGTTGCCCAAAGTTCAGTCCACGACGGATCTCTACTAATATTAAAACTCAAATGCAAATTACTATTCATTCACTTCTTAATATTACTAGTGAAAAGAGTCTCTCTTACTTAACCACATTAGTCCAAATAGAAAAAAGCAAAGAATAATGGCGTAAGACATGTATAATGGATTTCACTTGTGTTCAGTCCACGACGGATCTCCACTAATATCAAAATTCAAACGCAAATTAGTATTCACTCACTCCTTAATATTATTAGTGAAAAAAGAGTCTCTCATATCCAACTTAACCACATTAGTCCGAATAGAAAAAAGCAAAGGATAATGACGTAAGACATGTATAATGGATTCCACCTTTGTTCCACAGTGACTACAAAAAGGTTTTCCTaattgcattttatttttccTCTCATTGGTCATTATC includes:
- the LOC127073235 gene encoding importin subunit alpha; protein product: MSLRPNARTDARRNRYKVAVDATDGRRRREDNMIEIRKSKREESLQKKRREGLPSQEQLPTPYSIDKKLKSLPSMVAGVCSDDRDAQLEATILFRKLLSIERNPPIDTVIKSGAMPRLVEFLAREDCPQLQFEAAWTLTNIASGTPENTKVVVDHGAVPAFVALLSSPIEEVREQAVWALGNISGDSSWHRDLVLDHGALISLLAQMNEHAKLSMLRNATWCLSNFCRGKPQPPFEMVRHALPILGRLVLSDDEEILSDACWALSYLSDESNEKIQDVIDAGVSGRLVQLLQHPSTSVLVPVVRTVGNIVTGDDMQTQVMINHGALPCLLNLLLQPLKKTIKKEACWAISNITAGNKEQVQAVFEVGLIPPLVSLLQNADFDIKKEAAWATTNATAAGNPEQIKYLVDQGCIKPLCDMLVFPDPIVIAVCLEGLENILIAGEAEKSQGDYEDANLYAQMIEDSEGLEKIESLQNHDNDEIYEKAVKLLETYWCEEKDDILPSGNGYQSGFNFGSKEPSLPSGGFNFG